In a single window of the Mus musculus strain C57BL/6J chromosome 6, GRCm38.p6 C57BL/6J genome:
- the Ephb6 gene encoding ephrin type-B receptor 6 precursor → MATEGTTGSGSRVVAGMVCSLWLLVLGSSVLALEEVLLDTTGETSEIGWLTYPPGGWDEVSVLDDQRRLTRTFEACHVAGLPPGSGQDNWLQTHFVERRGAQRAHIRLHFSVRACSSLGVSGGTCRETFTLYYRQADEPDGPDSIAAWHLKRWTKVDTIAADESFPASSSSSSWAVGPHRTGQRVGLQLNVKERSFGPLTQRGFYVAFQDTGACLALVAVKLFSYTCPSVLRAFASFPETQASGAGGASLVAAVGTCVAHAEPEEDGVGGQAGGSPPRLHCNGEGRWMVAVGGCRCQPGHQPARGDKLCQACPEGSYKALAGNVPCSPCPARSHSPDPAAPVCPCLQGFYRASSDPPEAPCTGPPSAPRELWFEVQGSALMLHWRLPQELGGRGDLLFNVVCKECGGHGEPSSGGMCRRCRDEVHFDPRQRGLTESRVLVGGLRAHVPYILEVQAVNGVSELSPDPPQAAAINVSTSHEVPSAVPVMHQVSRAANSITVSWPQPEQTNGNILDYQLRYYDQAEDESHSFTMTSETNTATVTRLSPGHIYGFQVRARTAAGHGPYGGKVYFQTLPQGELSSQLPEKLSLVIGSILGALAFLLLAAITVLAVIFQRKRRGTGYTEQLQQYSSPGLGVKYYIDPSTYDDPCQAIRELAREVDPTYIKIEEVIGAGSFGEVRRGRLQPRGRREQAVAIQALWAGGAESLKMTFLGRAALLGQFQHPNILRLEGVVTKSRPVMVLTELMELGPLDSFLRQREGQFSSLQLVAMQRGVAAAMQYLSSFAFVHRALSARSVLVNSHLVCKVARLGHSPQGSSSLLRWAAPEVITHGKYTTSSDVWSFGILMWEVMSYGERPYWDMNEQEVLNAIEQEFRLPPPPGCPPGLHLLMLDTWQKDRARRPHFDQLVAAFDKMIRKPDTLQAEGGSGDRPSQALLNPVALDFPCLDSPQAWLSAIGLECYQDNFSKFGLSTFSDVAQLSLEDLPGLGITLAGHQKKLLHNIQLLQQHLRQPGSVEV, encoded by the exons ATGGCTACTGAGGGCACGACTGGCTCAGGGAGCAGAGTGGTGGCGGGCATGGTGTGCAGTCTGTGGCTCCTGGTTCTAGGGTCATCAGTTCTAGCTCTGGAAG AGGTGCTGCTGGATACCACAGGAGAGACCTCTGAGATTGGCTGGCTCACCTACCCGCCAGGTGGG TGGGATGAGGTGAGTGTTCTAGATGACCAGCGCCGTCTGACTCGGACCTTCGAAGCATGCCACGTTGCAGGGCTCCCTCCTGGTTCTGGCCAGGACAATTGGCTGCAGACACACTTTGTGGAACGGCGAGGGGCCCAGAGGGCACACATCCGCCTTCACTTCTCTGTACGAGCCTGTTCCAGCCTGGGTGTGAGTGGGGGTACCTGCCGAGAGACCTTCACCCTTTACTACCGGCAGGCTGATGAGCCAGACGGCCCCGACAGTATTGCGGCCTGGCACCTCAAACGCTGGACCAAAGTGGACACAATTGCCGCAGATGAGAGcttccctgcctcctcttcctcttcctcatgggCTGTGGGACCCCACAGGACCGGTCAGCGGGTGGGACTGCAGCTGAATGTCAAAGAGCGCAGCTTTGGTCCTCTCACTCAGCGTGGCTTCTATGTGGCCTTCCAGGACACAGGGGCCTGCCTGGCCCTTGTGGCAGTCAAGCTCTTCTCCTACACCTGTCCCTCCGTCCTGCGTGCCTTTGCCTCTTTTCCTGAGACACAGGCCAGTGGAGCTGGAGGGGCTTCCTTAGTGGCAGCTGTGGGCACCTGTGTAGCTCATGCAGAACCAGAGGAGGATGGAGTAGGAGGCCAGGCAGGGGGCAGCCCCCCAAGGTTACACTGTAATGGCGAAGGCAGGTGGATGGTAGCTGTGGGAGGCTGCCGCTGCCAGCCTGGACACCAGCCTGCTCGTGGAGACAAGCTCTGCCAAG CCTGCCCTGAGGGATCCTATAAGGCCCTGGCTGGGAATGTTCCCTGTTCACCGTGTCCAGCCCGCAGCCACTCCCCTGACCCTGCAGCCCCAGTTTGCCCATGTCTCCAAGGCTTCTACAGGGCCAGTTCGGACCCACCAGAGGCTCCCTGCACTG GTCCTCCATCGGCTCCCCGGGAGCTATGGTTTGAGGTGCAAGGCTCGGCACTCATGCTGCACTGGCGTCTGCCTCAGGAGCTGGGTGGACGAGGGGATCTGCTCTTCAATGTTGTGTGCAAGGAGTGTGGAGGTCACGGAGAGCCCAGCAGTGGGGGGATGTGTCGCCGCTGCAGGGACGAGGTGCATTTCGACCCCCGCCAGAGGGGACTGACTGAGAGTCGAGTGTTAGTTGGGGGGCTCCGAGCACACGTGCCATACATCTTGGAAGTGCAGGCTGTCAATGGGGTGTCTGAGCTCAGCCCTGACCCTCCCCAGGCAGCAGCCATCAATGTCAGCACCAGCCACGAAG TCCCTTCTGCAGTCCCTGTGATGCACCAGGTGAGCCGGGCAGCCAACAGCATCACAGTATCCTGGCCACAGCCTGAGCAAACAAATGGGAACATCCTCGACTACCAGCTGCGCTACTATGACCAG GCAGAAGATGAATCCCACTCCTTCACCATGACCAGTGAGACCAACACTGCCACTGTGACACGGTTGAGCCCTGGCCACATCTATGGCTTCCAGGTGCGGGCACGGACTGCAGCTGGCCACGGCCCCTATGGGGGCAAAGTCTATTTTCAGACATTGCCTCAAG GTGAGCTGTCCTCCCAGCTTCCAGAGAAGCTGTCCTTGGTGATTGGTTCCATCCTGGGGGCCTTGGCCTTCCTTCTACTGGCAGCCATCACTGTACTGGCTGTCATCTTCCAGCG GAAGCGCCGTGGGACCGGCTACACAGAACAACTGCAACAATACAGCAGCCCAG GACTTGGAGTGAAGTATTACATTGACCCTTCTACATACGATGACCCCTGCCAGGCCATCAGAGAGCTTGCTCGAGAGGTTGACCCTACATATATCAAGATTGAAGAAGTCATTGGGGCAG GTTCCTTTGGAGAAGTGCGTCGGGGCCGACTGCAACCCCGGGGAAGGAGGGAACAAGCTGTGGCTATCCAGGCCTTGTGGGCAGGGGGTGCTGAGAGCCTGAAGATGACCTTTCTGGGTCGGGCAGCACTGCTGGGCCAGTTCCAGCACCCCAATATCCTGCGGCTGGAAGGTGTAGTCACTAAGAGTCGGCCTGTCATGGTGCTGACAGAACTCATGGAACTTGGTCCCCTGGACAGCTTTCTTAGG CAGCGAGAGGGCCAGTTCAGTAGCCTGCAGCTGGTGGCCATGCAGCGGGGTGTGGCTGCTGCCATGCAGTACTTGTCCAGCTTTGCCTTTGTTCACCGAGCACTCTCGGCCCGAAGTGTGCTAGTGAATAGCCACCTGGTGTGTAAGGTGGCACGTCTCGGCCACAGTCCTCAG GGTTCAAGTTCCTTGCTTCGCTGGGCAGCCCCAGAGGTCATTACACATGGAAAGTATACAACATCTAGCGATGTCTGGAGCTTTGGCATACTCATGTGGGAAGTGATGAGCTATGGAGAACGGCCCTACTGGGACATGAACGAGCAGGAG GTACTAAATGCAATAGAGCAAGAGTTCCGGCTGCCCCCACCTCCAGGGTGCCCCCCTGGACTACATCTACTGATGCTAGACACTTGGCAGAAGGACCGTGCCCGTCGGCCTCATTTTGACCAGCTGGTAGCTGCATTTGACAAGATGATTCGCAAGCCTGATACTCTCCAGGCTGAAGGGGGCTCCGGGGACAG GCCTTCCCAGGCTCTTCTGAACCCTGTGGCCTTGGACTTCCCTTGCCTGGACTCTCCCCAGGCCTGGCTTTCAGCCATTGGACTAGAGTGCTACCAGGACAACTTCTCCAAGTTTGGTCTTTCCACCTTCAGTGATGTGGCTCAGCTCAGCCTGGA AGACCTGCCAGGCCTGGGCATCACCCTAGCTGGCCACCAGAAGAAACTTCTGCACAACATTCAGCTCCTCCAGCAGCACCTGAGGCAGCCAGGCTCAGTGGAAGTGTAA
- the Ephb6 gene encoding ephrin type-B receptor 6 isoform X1, whose amino-acid sequence MATEGTTGSGSRVVAGMVCSLWLLVLGSSVLALEEVLLDTTGETSEIGWLTYPPGGWDEVSVLDDQRRLTRTFEACHVAGLPPGSGQDNWLQTHFVERRGAQRAHIRLHFSVRACSSLGVSGGTCRETFTLYYRQADEPDGPDSIAAWHLKRWTKVDTIAADESFPASSSSSSWAVGPHRTGQRVGLQLNVKERSFGPLTQRGFYVAFQDTGACLALVAVKLFSYTCPSVLRAFASFPETQASGAGGASLVAAVGTCVAHAEPEEDGVGGQAGGSPPRLHCNGEGRWMVAVGGCRCQPGHQPARGDKLCQACPEGSYKALAGNVPCSPCPARSHSPDPAAPVCPCLQGFYRASSDPPEAPCTGPPSAPRELWFEVQGSALMLHWRLPQELGGRGDLLFNVVCKECGGHGEPSSGGMCRRCRDEVHFDPRQRGLTESRVLVGGLRAHVPYILEVQAVNGVSELSPDPPQAAAINVSTSHEGELFSFSLRTACFSSSDPLFPMPDFQPACIRHLILNSIPSTLGCCCLQRLQTPPPNNNPPPCTLVPSAVPVMHQVSRAANSITVSWPQPEQTNGNILDYQLRYYDQAEDESHSFTMTSETNTATVTRLSPGHIYGFQVRARTAAGHGPYGGKVYFQTLPQGELSSQLPEKLSLVIGSILGALAFLLLAAITVLAVIFQRKRRGTGYTEQLQQYSSPGLGVKYYIDPSTYDDPCQAIRELAREVDPTYIKIEEVIGAGSFGEVRRGRLQPRGRREQAVAIQALWAGGAESLKMTFLGRAALLGQFQHPNILRLEGVVTKSRPVMVLTELMELGPLDSFLRQREGQFSSLQLVAMQRGVAAAMQYLSSFAFVHRALSARSVLVNSHLVCKVARLGHSPQGSSSLLRWAAPEVITHGKYTTSSDVWSFGILMWEVMSYGERPYWDMNEQEVLNAIEQEFRLPPPPGCPPGLHLLMLDTWQKDRARRPHFDQLVAAFDKMIRKPDTLQAEGGSGDRPSQALLNPVALDFPCLDSPQAWLSAIGLECYQDNFSKFGLSTFSDVAQLSLEDLPGLGITLAGHQKKLLHNIQLLQQHLRQPGSVEV is encoded by the exons ATGGCTACTGAGGGCACGACTGGCTCAGGGAGCAGAGTGGTGGCGGGCATGGTGTGCAGTCTGTGGCTCCTGGTTCTAGGGTCATCAGTTCTAGCTCTGGAAG AGGTGCTGCTGGATACCACAGGAGAGACCTCTGAGATTGGCTGGCTCACCTACCCGCCAGGTGGG TGGGATGAGGTGAGTGTTCTAGATGACCAGCGCCGTCTGACTCGGACCTTCGAAGCATGCCACGTTGCAGGGCTCCCTCCTGGTTCTGGCCAGGACAATTGGCTGCAGACACACTTTGTGGAACGGCGAGGGGCCCAGAGGGCACACATCCGCCTTCACTTCTCTGTACGAGCCTGTTCCAGCCTGGGTGTGAGTGGGGGTACCTGCCGAGAGACCTTCACCCTTTACTACCGGCAGGCTGATGAGCCAGACGGCCCCGACAGTATTGCGGCCTGGCACCTCAAACGCTGGACCAAAGTGGACACAATTGCCGCAGATGAGAGcttccctgcctcctcttcctcttcctcatgggCTGTGGGACCCCACAGGACCGGTCAGCGGGTGGGACTGCAGCTGAATGTCAAAGAGCGCAGCTTTGGTCCTCTCACTCAGCGTGGCTTCTATGTGGCCTTCCAGGACACAGGGGCCTGCCTGGCCCTTGTGGCAGTCAAGCTCTTCTCCTACACCTGTCCCTCCGTCCTGCGTGCCTTTGCCTCTTTTCCTGAGACACAGGCCAGTGGAGCTGGAGGGGCTTCCTTAGTGGCAGCTGTGGGCACCTGTGTAGCTCATGCAGAACCAGAGGAGGATGGAGTAGGAGGCCAGGCAGGGGGCAGCCCCCCAAGGTTACACTGTAATGGCGAAGGCAGGTGGATGGTAGCTGTGGGAGGCTGCCGCTGCCAGCCTGGACACCAGCCTGCTCGTGGAGACAAGCTCTGCCAAG CCTGCCCTGAGGGATCCTATAAGGCCCTGGCTGGGAATGTTCCCTGTTCACCGTGTCCAGCCCGCAGCCACTCCCCTGACCCTGCAGCCCCAGTTTGCCCATGTCTCCAAGGCTTCTACAGGGCCAGTTCGGACCCACCAGAGGCTCCCTGCACTG GTCCTCCATCGGCTCCCCGGGAGCTATGGTTTGAGGTGCAAGGCTCGGCACTCATGCTGCACTGGCGTCTGCCTCAGGAGCTGGGTGGACGAGGGGATCTGCTCTTCAATGTTGTGTGCAAGGAGTGTGGAGGTCACGGAGAGCCCAGCAGTGGGGGGATGTGTCGCCGCTGCAGGGACGAGGTGCATTTCGACCCCCGCCAGAGGGGACTGACTGAGAGTCGAGTGTTAGTTGGGGGGCTCCGAGCACACGTGCCATACATCTTGGAAGTGCAGGCTGTCAATGGGGTGTCTGAGCTCAGCCCTGACCCTCCCCAGGCAGCAGCCATCAATGTCAGCACCAGCCACGAAGGTgagctcttttccttctctttaaggACAGCTTGCTTCAGCTCCTCGGATCCCCTCTTCCCCATGCCTGATTTCCAGCCAGCCTGCATTAGACATCTTATTCTGAACTCTATCCCCTCCACCCTTGGGTGCTGCTGCTTGCAGAGactccagacccccccccccaacaataaTCCTCCACCCTGCACTTTAGTCCCTTCTGCAGTCCCTGTGATGCACCAGGTGAGCCGGGCAGCCAACAGCATCACAGTATCCTGGCCACAGCCTGAGCAAACAAATGGGAACATCCTCGACTACCAGCTGCGCTACTATGACCAG GCAGAAGATGAATCCCACTCCTTCACCATGACCAGTGAGACCAACACTGCCACTGTGACACGGTTGAGCCCTGGCCACATCTATGGCTTCCAGGTGCGGGCACGGACTGCAGCTGGCCACGGCCCCTATGGGGGCAAAGTCTATTTTCAGACATTGCCTCAAG GTGAGCTGTCCTCCCAGCTTCCAGAGAAGCTGTCCTTGGTGATTGGTTCCATCCTGGGGGCCTTGGCCTTCCTTCTACTGGCAGCCATCACTGTACTGGCTGTCATCTTCCAGCG GAAGCGCCGTGGGACCGGCTACACAGAACAACTGCAACAATACAGCAGCCCAG GACTTGGAGTGAAGTATTACATTGACCCTTCTACATACGATGACCCCTGCCAGGCCATCAGAGAGCTTGCTCGAGAGGTTGACCCTACATATATCAAGATTGAAGAAGTCATTGGGGCAG GTTCCTTTGGAGAAGTGCGTCGGGGCCGACTGCAACCCCGGGGAAGGAGGGAACAAGCTGTGGCTATCCAGGCCTTGTGGGCAGGGGGTGCTGAGAGCCTGAAGATGACCTTTCTGGGTCGGGCAGCACTGCTGGGCCAGTTCCAGCACCCCAATATCCTGCGGCTGGAAGGTGTAGTCACTAAGAGTCGGCCTGTCATGGTGCTGACAGAACTCATGGAACTTGGTCCCCTGGACAGCTTTCTTAGG CAGCGAGAGGGCCAGTTCAGTAGCCTGCAGCTGGTGGCCATGCAGCGGGGTGTGGCTGCTGCCATGCAGTACTTGTCCAGCTTTGCCTTTGTTCACCGAGCACTCTCGGCCCGAAGTGTGCTAGTGAATAGCCACCTGGTGTGTAAGGTGGCACGTCTCGGCCACAGTCCTCAG GGTTCAAGTTCCTTGCTTCGCTGGGCAGCCCCAGAGGTCATTACACATGGAAAGTATACAACATCTAGCGATGTCTGGAGCTTTGGCATACTCATGTGGGAAGTGATGAGCTATGGAGAACGGCCCTACTGGGACATGAACGAGCAGGAG GTACTAAATGCAATAGAGCAAGAGTTCCGGCTGCCCCCACCTCCAGGGTGCCCCCCTGGACTACATCTACTGATGCTAGACACTTGGCAGAAGGACCGTGCCCGTCGGCCTCATTTTGACCAGCTGGTAGCTGCATTTGACAAGATGATTCGCAAGCCTGATACTCTCCAGGCTGAAGGGGGCTCCGGGGACAG GCCTTCCCAGGCTCTTCTGAACCCTGTGGCCTTGGACTTCCCTTGCCTGGACTCTCCCCAGGCCTGGCTTTCAGCCATTGGACTAGAGTGCTACCAGGACAACTTCTCCAAGTTTGGTCTTTCCACCTTCAGTGATGTGGCTCAGCTCAGCCTGGA AGACCTGCCAGGCCTGGGCATCACCCTAGCTGGCCACCAGAAGAAACTTCTGCACAACATTCAGCTCCTCCAGCAGCACCTGAGGCAGCCAGGCTCAGTGGAAGTGTAA